One Syntrophorhabdaceae bacterium genomic region harbors:
- a CDS encoding metal ABC transporter ATP-binding protein, protein MSVLSVDHVHFQYNGGEVLTDATFALEKGDYLGLVGPNGSGKTTLIRLLLGFFKPTSGKVSLFGEDPTQFHTWQRVGYLPQRLTSFNPRFPATVKEVVSLGLISKKKFPKRMDRSDYAAVDKALDLMDIGGIGNKLIGELSGGQQQRVFLAKAIVGEPELLILDEPTTALDPETRERFFGILNELNRNRLVTIIIITHDHGTIGEFASKLLYLDKKVVFFGTFESFCHSTGMASYFGEFSQHVICHRHDGIIRTIN, encoded by the coding sequence ATGAGCGTCCTTTCCGTAGACCACGTCCATTTTCAGTATAACGGGGGAGAGGTGCTGACGGACGCCACCTTTGCCCTGGAAAAAGGCGACTACCTCGGGCTCGTGGGACCCAACGGGTCGGGGAAAACCACCCTTATCAGGCTTCTCCTGGGGTTCTTCAAACCTACGTCGGGAAAGGTTTCTCTCTTCGGGGAAGATCCTACCCAGTTCCACACGTGGCAGCGCGTCGGATACCTGCCCCAGCGCCTTACGTCCTTCAATCCCCGGTTTCCCGCCACGGTGAAAGAGGTGGTATCCCTGGGCCTGATCTCGAAGAAAAAGTTTCCCAAGAGGATGGACCGCTCCGATTACGCCGCGGTCGATAAGGCCCTCGACCTCATGGATATCGGAGGAATCGGCAACAAGCTGATAGGCGAGCTCTCGGGGGGCCAGCAGCAGAGGGTCTTTTTGGCAAAGGCCATTGTGGGCGAGCCGGAGCTTCTGATCCTCGACGAGCCGACTACCGCCCTCGACCCGGAGACGAGGGAGAGATTTTTCGGCATCCTGAACGAGCTAAACCGGAACAGGCTTGTCACCATCATCATCATTACCCATGACCACGGCACCATCGGGGAATTTGCATCGAAGCTCCTCTACCTTGACAAGAAGGTCGTTTTTTTCGGCACCTTCGAGAGCTTCTGCCATTCCACCGGCATGGCAAGTTATTTCGGGGAATTTTCCCAGCATGTGATCTGTCACCGGCACGACGGGATCATACGGACCATAAACTAA
- a CDS encoding metal ABC transporter permease, with translation MDLLDFLSQGFIQRALVAGSFIAILCATLGVFLVLRRLSLIGDGLAHVTFGSVAVGLLLKVYPIYVAAPIVMISSLGIMKLTEKAKVYGDAAIAIVSSLGIAGGIILASVAGGFNVDLFSYLFGNILSISRAEVISSIVLSVVLIGTIVTFYHDMLSVTLDEESARAAGVKVKAMNTVLVLLTALTVVLAMRVVGIMLISALLVLPAVTALQVGKGFKATIVIAATIGVVSVILGIFVSYLLDLPTGATVVILNFIIFLGVMVLKSTIFTRSYK, from the coding sequence TTGGACCTCCTCGATTTTCTAAGTCAGGGTTTCATCCAGAGGGCGCTGGTGGCAGGCTCCTTCATCGCCATCCTCTGCGCGACCCTCGGGGTATTTCTCGTGCTGCGCCGCCTTTCGCTCATCGGCGACGGCCTGGCGCACGTGACTTTCGGCAGTGTGGCGGTGGGCCTGCTTTTGAAGGTCTATCCGATCTACGTGGCCGCCCCCATTGTCATGATAAGCTCTCTCGGTATCATGAAGCTTACGGAAAAGGCGAAGGTGTACGGGGACGCGGCTATCGCGATCGTCTCGTCGCTGGGGATTGCGGGAGGCATAATCCTTGCCAGTGTGGCAGGGGGATTCAATGTCGACCTTTTCAGTTACCTCTTCGGGAATATCCTCTCCATAAGCCGCGCCGAGGTGATCTCGTCGATCGTCCTTTCCGTGGTCCTTATCGGCACCATCGTGACCTTCTACCACGACATGCTCTCCGTGACCCTCGACGAGGAATCGGCCAGGGCCGCGGGTGTGAAGGTGAAGGCCATGAATACGGTGCTCGTGCTCCTTACCGCCCTTACGGTGGTGCTCGCCATGCGCGTCGTGGGCATCATGCTCATTTCGGCGCTCCTTGTCCTGCCCGCGGTTACCGCCCTCCAGGTGGGAAAGGGGTTCAAGGCGACCATCGTGATCGCCGCGACCATAGGCGTGGTGTCGGTGATCCTGGGGATTTTCGTCTCCTATCTCCTGGATCTGCCCACCGGGGCGACCGTCGTGATCCTCAACTTTATAATCTTTCTTGGGGTCATGGTATTGAAAAGCACTATATTTACAAGATCTTATAAGTAA
- a CDS encoding rhodanese-like domain-containing protein, giving the protein MIPGYRSFHYIRLTPLIAWAIIMLISSMAAAEGPDEKSFAPGAKGFPNGELLVSAEWLQANLKDKELALIDTRSQGYEQSHIPRAVNLRFEKFKAAAGAMDVAKLEELLTSAGLQRNTKIVLYGDPSESPGSTGWFFWFLEALGCTDVHILDGGWARWTAAGGSAETETKAGSGGAKFVAALNGRLAPQARYVSARAGKDNFTLIDGRTIEEFNGWQLHGELRGGHIPGAINLDYRDFYDADGTVRQFKEVKTLLESKGVTGDKETVSYCTDGRRSGSVYFALRLMGHARASALNGSILEWSRDPTLPMEKLARYEKLVYPAWVKALIDGKNPPTYKGKKYMILEVRYNSFSISQMITRKEAGYIPGAVSIHPCYVEHGNDVKKYYPDYVVPDDAKLLPDDQLQKALMDLGITRDAMVIVYSSGRVIPMTASRVAWALMYAGVEDVRVLNGGYSAWERAGYPVAAKAMEPTPVADFGAKVPLRPELYATTGYIRSMVKGENPSAILLDVRKRDEFDGKTNPYPFFTRKGRIPGAVWQGDWDALVNTKDDTYRTYPEVQRLWKGLGGTPDKELVFYCGTGWRSTIGFFQAYLMGYDRIRNYDGSFYVWSADESNPVVRPDQK; this is encoded by the coding sequence ATGATTCCGGGATACAGGTCCTTCCATTATATCCGGCTTACGCCGCTCATCGCCTGGGCGATTATCATGCTCATAAGCTCCATGGCAGCGGCTGAGGGTCCCGACGAAAAGAGCTTTGCTCCTGGGGCGAAGGGCTTTCCCAATGGAGAGCTTCTCGTGTCCGCCGAATGGCTTCAGGCCAATTTAAAGGACAAGGAGCTTGCCCTCATCGACACCCGCTCGCAAGGTTACGAGCAGTCCCACATCCCCAGGGCTGTGAACCTCAGGTTTGAAAAATTCAAAGCCGCGGCCGGCGCAATGGACGTGGCGAAGCTCGAGGAGCTGCTCACTTCCGCCGGGCTTCAAAGGAACACGAAAATCGTGCTTTACGGCGACCCATCGGAATCGCCCGGCTCAACGGGGTGGTTCTTCTGGTTCCTCGAAGCCCTCGGCTGTACGGACGTCCATATCCTGGACGGAGGCTGGGCCAGGTGGACGGCCGCCGGAGGATCGGCTGAGACGGAGACGAAGGCCGGGTCCGGCGGGGCAAAATTCGTTGCCGCCCTGAACGGGCGTCTCGCGCCCCAGGCCCGTTATGTGTCGGCCCGGGCCGGAAAGGATAATTTCACCCTCATCGACGGGCGGACCATAGAGGAATTCAACGGCTGGCAGCTTCACGGTGAACTCCGGGGAGGACATATTCCCGGGGCGATAAACCTGGATTACCGCGACTTCTACGACGCCGACGGGACCGTGCGCCAGTTTAAAGAGGTCAAGACCTTGCTCGAATCAAAAGGCGTGACAGGGGACAAGGAGACCGTCTCCTATTGCACCGACGGAAGACGGTCGGGGAGCGTCTACTTTGCCCTGAGGCTTATGGGCCATGCCCGCGCTTCTGCCTTAAACGGCTCCATCCTCGAGTGGTCCCGCGACCCAACGCTACCCATGGAGAAGCTCGCCCGTTACGAAAAGCTCGTCTATCCCGCCTGGGTAAAGGCCCTCATCGACGGCAAAAATCCCCCCACCTACAAGGGCAAGAAATACATGATACTCGAAGTCCGTTACAATAGTTTTTCCATCTCCCAGATGATAACCCGGAAAGAGGCGGGCTACATACCCGGGGCCGTATCGATTCATCCCTGTTACGTGGAGCACGGGAACGACGTGAAAAAGTACTACCCCGATTACGTGGTTCCCGACGACGCAAAGCTCCTCCCCGACGACCAGCTTCAGAAGGCGCTCATGGACCTCGGCATCACCAGAGACGCGATGGTCATCGTCTACTCGTCGGGAAGGGTCATACCCATGACGGCCTCGCGCGTGGCCTGGGCCCTGATGTATGCGGGGGTCGAGGATGTGAGGGTCTTGAACGGCGGATATAGCGCGTGGGAAAGGGCAGGCTATCCCGTGGCAGCAAAGGCGATGGAGCCCACACCCGTGGCAGATTTCGGCGCCAAGGTTCCGCTCCGTCCAGAGCTTTACGCCACCACCGGTTACATACGGTCCATGGTAAAGGGGGAAAACCCTTCGGCGATCCTTCTCGACGTGCGAAAGAGGGACGAGTTTGACGGCAAAACGAACCCCTATCCCTTCTTCACGAGAAAAGGGCGCATACCAGGAGCCGTCTGGCAGGGCGACTGGGATGCCCTGGTGAATACGAAGGACGATACGTACCGCACCTATCCCGAGGTCCAACGCCTCTGGAAAGGCCTGGGCGGCACCCCCGACAAGGAACTGGTGTTTTACTGCGGCACCGGCTGGCGCTCCACGATCGGTTTTTTTCAGGCCTATCTCATGGGATACGACAGGATAAGGAACTACGACGGCAGCTTCTATGTATGGAGCGCCGACGAGAGTAACCCGGTGGTGCGCCCGGACCAAAAATAG
- a CDS encoding transcriptional repressor translates to MAEDFTTSIKGLHLKVTPKRLAILDIMAAEAGYVSPEKVWEKMKGRFGKIGLSTVYRNLEDLSEGGVIIKIVHPDRKLYYYYCHNREGRHHHHFVCVSCRRVMDLSFCGLDEIRREVEGNLRGSVVAHLLQVFGICERCRG, encoded by the coding sequence ATGGCTGAGGACTTCACGACTTCCATTAAGGGGCTCCATCTTAAGGTTACGCCGAAGAGGCTTGCCATTCTTGATATTATGGCTGCCGAGGCGGGGTATGTGAGTCCGGAGAAGGTGTGGGAGAAGATGAAGGGGAGGTTCGGGAAGATCGGGCTTTCTACTGTCTACCGGAACCTCGAAGACCTTTCGGAGGGCGGGGTGATTATCAAGATCGTTCATCCCGACCGGAAGCTTTACTACTATTACTGCCATAATCGGGAAGGGCGTCACCACCACCATTTTGTCTGCGTCTCGTGCCGGAGGGTCATGGACCTGAGCTTCTGCGGGTTGGACGAGATCAGACGCGAAGTGGAGGGGAACCTCAGGGGCTCCGTGGTGGCCCATCTGCTCCAGGTATTCGGCATATGCGAGAGGTGCCGCGGGTGA
- a CDS encoding zinc ABC transporter substrate-binding protein, giving the protein MKTQVRYIGLIIVSIMLLFGLTACHKKDEAALGKIKVITTLLPLYDFARNVGGEHVVVSLLVPPGVEPHHFEPKPGDMAKINSADLFIYTGKNMEPWVEVLLRSTYNTNLVVVDASKGITLLESTEKGEESHDSHEKGREGHGGPDPHVWLDFGNAAKMVDNITDGLITRDPAHKDYYMANAQKYKAALADLDQRFKMGLDTCRVRTFVHGGHFAFNYLAKRYGLAYVSAYQGSPNAEPTPRRIMALKKLMKEKGITAVYYEELITPRMAEVLASETGAELLPLHGAHNISRDDMEKGITFMALMDKNLQNLRKGLGCK; this is encoded by the coding sequence GTGAAGACGCAGGTCAGATATATTGGTCTCATTATCGTTTCGATTATGCTCCTTTTCGGCCTGACGGCGTGTCACAAGAAAGACGAGGCAGCCCTGGGAAAGATCAAGGTGATTACTACCCTTCTTCCCCTTTATGACTTTGCCCGGAACGTGGGCGGCGAGCACGTGGTGGTGAGCCTTTTGGTCCCTCCGGGCGTCGAGCCTCACCATTTCGAGCCGAAGCCCGGGGATATGGCGAAGATCAATTCGGCGGATCTCTTTATTTACACCGGAAAAAATATGGAGCCCTGGGTAGAGGTACTCCTTAGGAGCACGTATAATACGAATCTCGTGGTGGTTGACGCGAGTAAGGGGATTACCCTCCTCGAGAGTACCGAAAAGGGGGAAGAGTCTCATGACAGTCATGAAAAGGGCCGTGAGGGGCATGGCGGCCCCGACCCCCATGTCTGGCTCGATTTCGGGAACGCCGCGAAGATGGTGGATAATATCACTGACGGCCTCATTACCCGTGATCCCGCCCATAAGGACTACTACATGGCCAACGCCCAAAAATACAAGGCTGCCCTGGCCGACCTCGATCAGAGGTTCAAGATGGGCCTCGATACGTGCAGGGTCCGCACCTTCGTGCACGGGGGCCATTTCGCCTTCAATTACCTGGCAAAGAGGTATGGCCTTGCCTACGTCTCCGCCTATCAGGGGTCTCCCAACGCGGAGCCCACTCCGCGGCGGATCATGGCGCTCAAGAAATTGATGAAGGAGAAAGGGATTACCGCGGTTTATTATGAAGAGCTGATTACACCCAGGATGGCGGAGGTGCTGGCGTCGGAGACCGGGGCGGAACTCCTGCCGCTTCATGGGGCCCATAATATCAGTCGGGACGACATGGAAAAAGGGATTACCTTTATGGCCCTCATGGATAAGAACCTTCAAAATCTCAGAAAAGGGTTGGGGTGCAAATGA
- a CDS encoding AAA family ATPase, translating to MRSFLLIDGWDDWFSYSTMYSLIVYDGNGEGFHAGSVKIGEFGMARGQRRADVPDQFDQLDENFFSLGQDFSYYETLNELGPELRDEVLRALRDMALDQDLFQRSLAERVTGVSLLRSVTRSTVQGQFCRLARGGARLSRYQFTYTLAKPKRINAKEATLSFVVEPESMPPTNIHVLIGRNGVGKTHILDHMARCLLDKRLDSRDVGSFSVVDEEPDNDDLFANLVSVTFSAFDPFEPLPNRRDRSEGMHCSYVGLKRRGLTEDGKPRAPKSPDRLSTEFASSLSVCSRGAHLVRWRRALEMLEADPIFRAADVASLADGELDEETQKSMARKLFGKLSSGHKIVLLTITKLIETVEERTLVLLDEPEAHLHPPLLSAFIRALSDLLVNRNGVAIIATHSPVVLQEVPLKCVWKIQRSGRNVKAERPDVETFGENVGILTREIFGLEVTHSGFHKLLRDALEAGGTFDSVLQKFGGELGGEARAIVRALIANP from the coding sequence ATGAGGTCGTTTCTGCTAATCGATGGCTGGGACGATTGGTTCAGCTATAGCACCATGTATTCATTAATCGTTTATGACGGGAATGGTGAGGGGTTTCATGCTGGAAGCGTGAAGATTGGCGAATTCGGGATGGCGAGAGGGCAGCGGCGAGCCGATGTCCCAGATCAATTTGATCAGCTTGATGAGAATTTTTTCTCACTTGGACAAGATTTCAGCTATTATGAAACACTTAATGAACTGGGTCCTGAGCTAAGAGATGAAGTCTTGCGAGCCTTGCGTGACATGGCGCTAGACCAGGATTTGTTCCAACGATCACTTGCAGAGAGGGTCACAGGCGTATCGTTATTGCGATCAGTGACCCGTTCCACAGTACAAGGGCAATTTTGTCGGCTTGCACGAGGTGGGGCGCGTCTGTCGCGGTATCAGTTCACATATACACTAGCCAAGCCTAAGAGAATAAATGCGAAGGAAGCAACTTTATCTTTTGTAGTCGAGCCAGAGTCAATGCCGCCAACGAACATTCATGTGCTGATCGGGCGCAATGGAGTGGGCAAAACACACATTCTTGATCATATGGCAAGGTGTCTGCTGGATAAACGTTTGGATTCTAGGGACGTGGGGTCGTTCAGCGTGGTAGACGAAGAGCCAGACAATGATGATCTATTTGCTAATCTGGTATCCGTTACCTTCAGTGCGTTCGATCCGTTCGAACCACTGCCTAATCGCCGTGATAGATCTGAAGGAATGCACTGCTCCTATGTAGGTCTCAAGCGACGGGGCCTTACAGAGGATGGAAAACCTCGCGCACCGAAGTCGCCCGATCGGCTTTCCACAGAATTTGCAAGTAGTTTGTCCGTTTGTAGCCGAGGCGCACATTTAGTAAGGTGGCGACGGGCTCTAGAGATGCTTGAGGCAGATCCCATCTTTCGTGCGGCCGACGTCGCGAGTCTCGCAGACGGAGAACTAGACGAAGAAACGCAAAAAAGCATGGCTCGTAAATTATTCGGGAAACTAAGTTCCGGACACAAAATTGTTCTTCTCACGATCACAAAATTGATAGAGACAGTGGAAGAAAGAACTCTCGTCCTATTAGATGAACCCGAAGCGCATCTGCATCCCCCATTGCTATCGGCATTCATCAGAGCGCTGTCGGACTTGCTTGTTAATCGTAACGGAGTCGCCATAATCGCAACCCACTCGCCCGTTGTACTTCAGGAAGTTCCTTTAAAGTGCGTCTGGAAGATCCAGAGGAGCGGAAGAAACGTTAAAGCGGAAAGACCCGATGTAGAGACATTCGGTGAGAATGTGGGCATACTCACGCGCGAGATATTCGGTCTCGAAGTAACCCATTCCGGATTTCACAAACTATTACGAGATGCACTTGAGGCGGGGGGTACCTTTGACTCTGTTTTACAGAAGTTTGGCGGCGAACTTGGTGGCGAAGCACGTGCCATTGTACGCGCGCTCATCGCCAATCCCTAA
- the dnaK gene encoding molecular chaperone DnaK, producing MAKKVIGIDLGTTNSVVAVMEGGEPKVIINEEGSRLTPSVVAFTKDGQILVGQTAKRQAITNPENTIFSIKRFMGRRFSEVQEEIKTVPYRVVADQEGSARVDVRGKQYTPQEISAFILQKLRKSAEAHLGQTIEDAVVTVPAYFNDSQRQATKDAGRIAALNVLRIINEPTASALAYGLDKKKNETIAVYDFGGGTFDISILEVGDNVVEVKSTNGDTHLGGDDIDQKIINWINSEFMKDQGIDLSKDRMALQRLKEAAERAKIELSTTVETEINLPFITADQSGPKHLNLRMRRAELEQLADDIIQRSMGPCKRALDDAKLNPGQIDEVVLVGGSTRIPKVQELVKTFFGKEPHRGVNPDEVVALGAAVQAGVLAGEVKDVLLLDVTPLSLGIETLGGVMTKIIERNTTIPTKKSQIFTTAEDSQTSVEIHVLQGEREFARDNRTLGRFHLIGLPAAPRGIPQIEVTFDIDANGILHVAAKDTATGKEQNITITASTGLTEQDIKKMVDDAAVHSDEDKKRKQEIEVKNQLDNLVYTTEKTLNESKDKLTADEIRPVEDALSAAKEAIKSGDTDRITRASEELTKASHKLAEELYKKTSGAQGQGQGPQGPGQGGPQGGAKGDDDVVDAEFEDVKK from the coding sequence ATGGCAAAAAAAGTTATCGGAATCGATCTTGGAACGACGAATTCAGTAGTAGCGGTGATGGAGGGCGGAGAGCCTAAAGTCATCATCAATGAAGAAGGAAGCCGCCTTACTCCCAGCGTAGTGGCCTTTACGAAAGACGGGCAGATCCTGGTAGGCCAGACGGCGAAGAGGCAGGCTATCACCAATCCTGAAAACACCATCTTTTCCATAAAGCGATTTATGGGAAGAAGGTTCAGTGAAGTCCAGGAAGAGATCAAGACCGTACCCTACAGGGTGGTCGCCGATCAGGAAGGCAGCGCGCGGGTCGACGTGAGAGGCAAGCAGTACACGCCCCAGGAGATCTCCGCATTTATCCTTCAGAAACTGAGGAAATCGGCCGAAGCCCATCTGGGACAGACGATCGAAGACGCGGTCGTTACCGTACCCGCCTATTTCAACGACTCCCAGAGACAGGCCACAAAAGACGCGGGCAGGATCGCGGCGCTCAACGTGCTGCGCATCATCAACGAGCCTACCGCATCGGCCCTTGCCTACGGGCTCGATAAGAAGAAGAACGAGACCATCGCCGTCTACGACTTCGGCGGAGGCACCTTCGACATCTCCATTCTCGAGGTAGGCGACAATGTAGTGGAAGTGAAATCTACCAACGGCGACACCCATCTGGGCGGCGACGACATAGACCAGAAGATCATCAACTGGATCAATTCGGAGTTCATGAAGGACCAGGGCATCGACCTTTCGAAGGACCGGATGGCGCTCCAGAGACTGAAGGAAGCGGCGGAGAGGGCGAAGATAGAGCTCTCCACCACGGTGGAGACGGAGATAAACCTGCCTTTCATTACCGCGGACCAGTCGGGGCCGAAGCACCTTAATCTCAGGATGAGGCGGGCGGAGCTCGAGCAGCTTGCGGACGATATCATCCAGAGGTCCATGGGACCCTGTAAGCGGGCCCTCGATGACGCAAAGCTGAACCCGGGCCAGATAGACGAGGTCGTCCTGGTGGGAGGCTCCACGAGGATACCCAAGGTCCAGGAGCTGGTAAAGACCTTCTTCGGCAAAGAGCCGCACAGGGGCGTCAACCCGGATGAGGTAGTGGCCCTCGGCGCAGCGGTACAGGCCGGCGTGCTCGCGGGCGAGGTAAAGGACGTGCTCCTCCTCGACGTGACGCCTCTCTCACTGGGTATCGAAACCCTGGGCGGGGTTATGACCAAGATCATCGAGAGAAATACGACCATACCCACCAAGAAGAGCCAGATCTTCACCACTGCCGAGGACAGCCAGACGAGCGTCGAGATCCACGTGCTCCAGGGCGAGAGGGAGTTCGCGAGAGACAACAGGACCCTTGGAAGGTTCCACCTGATAGGGCTTCCGGCCGCGCCGAGGGGCATTCCTCAGATCGAGGTGACCTTCGATATCGATGCAAACGGCATACTCCATGTGGCGGCAAAAGATACTGCTACCGGCAAGGAGCAGAATATCACCATTACCGCCTCTACCGGTCTGACCGAGCAGGACATCAAGAAGATGGTCGACGACGCGGCGGTCCATTCCGATGAGGACAAGAAGAGAAAACAGGAGATCGAGGTGAAGAACCAGCTCGATAACCTTGTATATACCACGGAAAAGACGTTGAACGAGAGCAAAGACAAACTGACGGCGGACGAGATAAGACCTGTGGAGGACGCGCTCAGTGCGGCGAAGGAAGCCATAAAGAGCGGCGATACGGACAGGATCACGAGAGCGTCGGAGGAACTTACCAAAGCATCTCACAAGCTCGCTGAGGAGCTCTATAAAAAGACATCGGGCGCCCAGGGACAGGGCCAGGGACCTCAGGGTCCGGGGCAGGGCGGTCCTCAGGGCGGAGCGAAGGGCGACGATGACGTGGTAGACGCCGAGTTCGAGGACGTTAAAAAATAG
- the lon gene encoding endopeptidase La — protein MVIGFKNDKGAKDRLFIPAEVPILPLRGTVAYPDLVMPLIVGRERSIRLVDEAMNSDKMIGIITQKNPDIEDPGIEDLYTIGTVATIMKMVKMVDGSQRVVVQGLCRFKLIEFTQKEPHLMARVLPIFEEYQKDIEVDAMYINLKNLYKKAIDMAPYLSSELTQIATKIENPGNLADLIASTVNIGVTEKQEILEKIDLKERLKKVTILLNREVETLELSSRIQSHVKEGIDKTQREYYLREQLKAIQKELGETDDRLQEMDEIRKKITDSVMPPDVQKVAEKELDRLSKMSTMSAEYTVSRTYLDWLTEVPWSVSTDDNLDIKEASAILDEDHYDLAKVKKRILEYLAVRKLKADMKGPILCFAGPPGVGKTSLGKSIARALGRKFMRMSLGGIRDEAEIRGHRRTYVGALPGRIIQGIKKAGSNNPIFMLDEVDKIGMDFRGDPSSALLEVLDPEQNFSFSDHYLEVPFDLSKVMFIATANMLDPIPPALRDRMEVLELPGYTEEEKLMIAKQFLIPKEREEHGLTAEMIEFEDEAIKVVIRSHTKESGVRNLERELATICRGVARGVAEGETEKKIITADSIHGYLGPIKFFSEIAERTKYSGVATGLAWTSTGGDILFIESTKMRGKGNLTLTGQLGDVMKESAQAALSYIRSKAADFNIPEEVFEKNDIHIHVPAGAIPKDGPSAGVTMLVSLVSLLTDKHVRNDVAMTGEITLRGLILPVGGIKEKVLAAKRAGINIVALPKFNEKDLEEVPESIKDNMQFRFMEKMEEAVEFCLADKPKK, from the coding sequence ATGGTAATCGGATTCAAGAACGATAAGGGCGCAAAGGACAGGTTATTCATACCTGCGGAAGTGCCTATACTGCCACTTCGCGGCACCGTGGCATATCCTGACCTGGTAATGCCTCTCATAGTCGGACGGGAGAGATCGATCCGGCTCGTGGACGAGGCAATGAATTCAGATAAGATGATCGGGATCATTACCCAGAAGAATCCCGACATAGAGGACCCGGGAATCGAGGACCTCTACACCATAGGCACTGTCGCAACCATCATGAAAATGGTGAAGATGGTGGACGGGAGCCAAAGGGTGGTCGTCCAGGGGCTTTGCAGGTTCAAGCTCATTGAGTTTACCCAGAAAGAGCCCCATCTCATGGCCCGGGTGCTGCCTATTTTCGAGGAGTATCAGAAAGACATCGAGGTTGACGCCATGTACATCAACCTCAAGAACCTTTATAAAAAGGCGATCGACATGGCCCCGTACCTTTCGTCGGAGCTGACTCAGATCGCGACGAAGATAGAGAACCCGGGGAACCTTGCCGATCTCATCGCTTCCACCGTCAATATCGGCGTGACGGAGAAGCAGGAGATCCTCGAAAAGATCGACCTGAAGGAAAGGCTTAAAAAAGTTACCATCCTCCTCAACAGGGAGGTGGAGACCCTGGAGCTGTCGAGCAGGATCCAGTCTCATGTAAAAGAAGGGATCGACAAGACCCAGCGGGAATATTACCTGAGGGAGCAGCTCAAGGCGATCCAGAAGGAGCTGGGAGAGACGGACGACCGGCTCCAGGAGATGGATGAGATCAGGAAGAAGATCACCGATTCAGTGATGCCGCCCGACGTCCAGAAGGTGGCGGAAAAGGAGCTCGACCGGCTCTCCAAGATGAGCACCATGTCGGCCGAGTACACTGTATCGAGGACTTACCTCGACTGGCTCACTGAAGTACCGTGGTCCGTGTCGACGGACGATAATCTGGACATAAAGGAAGCGAGTGCGATCCTCGACGAGGACCACTATGACCTCGCCAAGGTGAAGAAGAGGATTCTCGAATACCTGGCGGTGAGGAAGCTGAAGGCGGATATGAAAGGCCCGATCCTCTGCTTTGCAGGGCCTCCCGGTGTGGGAAAGACCTCACTTGGTAAGTCGATTGCCAGGGCTTTAGGCCGGAAATTTATGCGCATGTCCCTGGGAGGCATCAGGGACGAGGCGGAGATAAGGGGCCACAGGAGGACCTATGTGGGCGCCCTTCCGGGAAGGATAATACAGGGGATCAAGAAAGCGGGCTCGAATAACCCGATCTTCATGCTGGATGAAGTGGACAAGATCGGCATGGATTTCCGCGGCGACCCGTCAAGCGCGCTCCTCGAAGTCCTTGACCCGGAGCAGAACTTCTCCTTCAGCGACCATTACCTCGAGGTGCCTTTCGACCTCTCGAAGGTGATGTTCATCGCCACGGCAAACATGCTCGACCCCATACCGCCTGCCCTGAGGGACAGGATGGAGGTGCTCGAGCTGCCGGGTTACACGGAAGAAGAGAAGCTGATGATCGCGAAGCAGTTCCTCATCCCGAAAGAGCGGGAGGAGCACGGCCTCACGGCGGAGATGATAGAATTCGAAGACGAGGCCATCAAGGTCGTCATCCGCTCCCATACCAAGGAGTCGGGTGTGAGGAACCTCGAGCGGGAGCTCGCCACTATCTGCCGGGGTGTGGCCAGGGGTGTGGCCGAAGGCGAAACGGAAAAGAAGATCATTACCGCGGACAGCATCCATGGATATCTGGGACCGATAAAATTCTTCTCCGAGATCGCGGAGAGGACAAAATACTCGGGTGTGGCCACCGGTCTTGCCTGGACGTCTACGGGTGGCGATATCCTCTTCATCGAATCGACCAAGATGCGGGGGAAAGGGAATCTCACCCTTACGGGCCAACTGGGCGACGTGATGAAAGAATCGGCCCAGGCAGCCTTGAGCTACATACGGAGCAAGGCAGCGGATTTCAATATCCCCGAGGAAGTATTTGAAAAGAACGACATCCATATCCACGTGCCCGCGGGGGCGATTCCCAAGGACGGACCGTCGGCGGGAGTGACCATGCTCGTCTCCCTGGTCTCCCTGCTCACGGATAAACACGTGAGAAACGATGTAGCCATGACGGGCGAGATAACGCTCAGGGGTCTGATCCTTCCGGTGGGAGGCATAAAAGAGAAGGTCCTCGCTGCAAAGCGGGCCGGAATCAATATCGTGGCCCTGCCCAAGTTCAACGAAAAGGACCTGGAAGAAGTGCCGGAAAGCATCAAGGACAACATGCAGTTCAGGTTTATGGAGAAGATGGAAGAGGCAGTGGAATTCTGCCTCGCGGATAAACCGAAGAAGTAA